The genome window ttttaaagggcgattaatacatattcaagtaatttaagtgcaagaaaatcaattttaaagctttaaaaattatgaaaaattataaaaatacttatatgactcttggaaattggtgatgatgcaggaatgatattTTTTGAGCATATATgacatttataaaaatatgagggcaaaattgggtatcaacatcgGACCACAAGGGACGTAAAAGGAAGATTCAAGAAAAATTAGAAGACTTTGCTATTTGTTTCTTGAAAAAGAATGAGTTACTTCCATCTGTTACCGTAAAATTTGCAAATAATCCTTCATATGACTTATTAATTAGTTTCTTGTCTGCAACTTATTTGACAAAGAAAAAATCTTGAGGTATTCCTTTAATAAGTTGGTGAGCAATTAATTACTTTCTGTGCAAAAAGAAACAAGGAGGTGGggaagaagggggggggggggtgttcaGGACCCTCCccaacaaaaatatataaaacgtgTTTAGATAgatgtaattttttttaaaaatgatttgCTAGTGTTTTGTGGATGAAAGAAcaattaaaagaaaaaggaaaaatccTTAAACCACTTTCACACAAACAACTTTTCAAAAAACATTTGTGCAGAAAGCTCTTGGAAAAACGAAAACAAAAACCCGTTTTTGACAAATATAAGGATTTCAAGAAATGTATCATAAGCAAATACACTTTCTCTGTGTTTTTTAATAAGTAGTACAACAACAGAAAGTAACAAGATTATGCAATGCAGTGGCTTGTACATTGACCAGGACTACTGATACACAATCCTGAGTTAGACTAACAAAATTTCCATTTTCAGTTAGCATTTGTAAGTTTGAAAGTCCATCCATATAAGGATACAGTCCGATATCATAGGACAAGACTGCCCACCAGCACTGAGGTTAAGGGAACCGTTAAGTTGTCATCAAGTTCTGTGCTTATAGGATGGGATTCTACCAGTGCTGCAGCAAGCGACACAAACAAGAAGCCGAAAACCATGTGGGAGCTCTCCTGAATATACCCAAACAAGGAGAAATAGTGCAAGTATCTGTAGCAAAACATGTAAACCAGTAAACAAGTTGCAGTGGTTAAGCAGCACCATAACAAGGAAGCTTCAATTACCCAATGGATGCTAAGAAACCAGCAGCCGCCATCGCAATACTACCAGCAAATGATTTGTTTTTATTGTACGGGAGTTTCTGTTTTCCAAACCTCCTGCCAACAATGTCAGCTATACCTGGAGCAGGAAAACGGTATCTTTTTTACTATTTATTAAGACCTTGCCAGACAATCAGGAAGGGCGCCTAACCGTTCCAACTTAATAAGTTGAACAGTTAGGAttggggagagagagagagtagaATTATGTTGCCTCAGCATTGCATACCATCACCAGCACAAAGGTTGCATATTAGTCCAATTGCAATAGGAGAATATCTCCAATATACAGCACAAGCCAAAGTGATTGTAAAGGCATAGTACAACGGTCCCTTGAGAAGCTCCCTATGTACCAGACATGCCAGCCACACTATAAGTTGCCAATTAATTTGCTTAACAAAGAAGAAAAGGTAATAGATGGACAAAAGAAGTAATTCTTAGCTTAATTAGGACCACAAACAAGTGAAGGAAAATGGGGATTGCCAGGCAATTACGCTTAGCCTCTAGTGCCATATATGGCGCTGTTGCATGTTTTCAGAAATTTTTCTTCCCCATCGTTTAGTTATGATGTAAGAGATGGTAAGACTTTTAAGCATAAATATTGTCAACATGTTCAATTTTTCACAGATGTTGGCAGCATCATATTACTCATAGATTGCAGCTTAATGAAATTAATGAATACCAGGTTGCTATTAGAGAAATGAAGTGGAGAAAACAAATTGAGGAATGAAGAGATGGATGACCGTAAATAAATTTGGATAGCAACCTCATCCTCAACTGAACCAGTTTTTGGCTGGGTGACAGCTTGTTATTGTTAGTAATAGCTAAGTTTTGTAACAAGAGATGGTTTAATGAAACTGTTTGGTAGAAGCTGTAAATATTCTTCAAATTACTAAACCTGTGGTCTCCAAATCGGCTCATAGACTTGACAGTCGCATCATCCTTCCATAATCCTAGTCCCAAAAGAAGCATTTTTATTATGTTGAGACCAGGTATAAGAGCTGCTAGAATTGCTCCCTGGCGACCAGAGCTGGAAAAACAAACAATTCCAAATCACGAAAAAAATTAGGAACTAAATGAATGAAAGGCAGGCTTCATGCGTAGGTTGAAAAATGGTACCTGAACATTGGCCAGCAGAGCATGAAGACCAGCCCAATGCTAATATGGACAAGCTTTCTATTTGTTTTCTGTAATATAAAAATTGAAGAATTAAGAAAATACAGTACAAAGGCCTTACTGAACATCATTAAACTGAACAGGTAGCTACTATTTCCATAAGATGAAGGAATCCAACTATAAGCATAAGTTGGGGCTATTTCATCTAACATGGTCTTGAAAAACAAAAGAACAAACTAATCCGAAATCTGGAACTCTAACAGAATTAGAATGGGATATAGACGAAGAAGGGGAAATTATATTCAACTAAGTGAATACACATTGTATGCTTCTCTTCCATTCAAGGGGTATAGACGAACCAGTTATATTGGTAAATAGAAGAAAACGAGACAGCAGAATGCAATAAATCGATTTTAGATCAAGTATTGTCTGATTGTATTGGTTAGAGCCGGATAATATTTTAAAGAATCATTAACGGAGACAACATAGACTTTGTAACACTGCAAAACCAATATAGTTTTTGGGCTAACATCATAAATGTATTAAGAAGATCCTCATCACAGTATTGTTTCATCTTATAACCATTACAGAAATTACGGCTAACTACCAGAAGCATACAACCTTGGAATAATTTCTGATGACTAGACTTGCCCAAGGGCTTAGTTCAAGTAGCAAAGGTTGAGGCACTTGTTACTTAGGTCACAGGTTTAGGTTTGAGCCTTGCACCATGCTAACTACGCCTGACGTTTGAGTGGAGATGGGTAGAAGAGCAGGCCGATTATCCCGAGTTTCAAAGACTGAGGTTGGTCCTAAGGGCTGGCTCCAGACggattttcgggtcatcaaaaaagaaaaaaatctgaTGACTAGTGGAAAGGTACATAAACTTGGCCGACGCCGGATA of Nicotiana tomentosiformis chromosome 7, ASM39032v3, whole genome shotgun sequence contains these proteins:
- the LOC104088379 gene encoding probable phytol kinase 3, chloroplastic; the protein is MALPAGVFPGLKSNLYSSNSSLLLSNKKGVNRFNLGIYKLKTRRLHSEVRPKAMFLENPVTGDLIATALSGGIALSMLRLWEETAKRGVFDQKTNRKLVHISIGLVFMLCWPMFSSGRQGAILAALIPGLNIIKMLLLGLGLWKDDATVKSMSRFGDHRELLKGPLYYAFTITLACAVYWRYSPIAIGLICNLCAGDGIADIVGRRFGKQKLPYNKNKSFAGSIAMAAAGFLASIGYLHYFSLFGYIQESSHMVFGFLFVSLAAALVESHPISTELDDNLTVPLTSVLVGSLVL